Genomic DNA from Myxococcus guangdongensis:
AGCGGTTGGTGAAGCGGGAGGCGCGGCCGGAGGACCGGCGCTCGTTCCAGGTCTCCCTGACGGGGCCGGGGAGGACCTTGGCGACGCGGGTGCATCGGCGCCTGGAGGCCCTGGAGGCGGTGGTGTTGGGACAGTTGGGGGAAGAGGACGTGGAGAGTTTGCGGACGGGACTCGAGTCCATCGCGGAGGTGGACCGGGAGGAGCGCCCGTCCGAGGGCCCGAAGAGAAGGCGGACGAGGACACGGTCGACATGAGCGGGGATTGGAATCAGCTGGAAGACGCGGCCTTCGTGGCGGCGGTGGCCTCGGCCACGTATCCGGGGGAGCGCTTCGGGCACCGCGACCACCTG
This window encodes:
- a CDS encoding MarR family winged helix-turn-helix transcriptional regulator, whose amino-acid sequence is MKRLRFVLEVHRATHRIGLFLEGAVPPLGLSQGEAHLLAYLVEAGDTSLSELHAAFGHKRSTLTSYMDRLEAKRLVKREARPEDRRSFQVSLTGPGRTLATRVHRRLEALEAVVLGQLGEEDVESLRTGLESIAEVDREERPSEGPKRRRTRTRST